The genome window CATTGAACGGCTGACCCTGCTGGTCAACGACATCGCATCGGCCTCGCACGAGCAGGTGACCGGTATTGATCAGGTGAACACCGCAGTGAACCAGATGGATCAGGTCACGCAGCAGAACGCGGCCCTGGTCGAAGAAGCAGCCGCTGCCGCATCCTCGCTTGAAATTCAGGCGCAACGCCTGCAAGGCGCGGTCAGCGCATTCCGGCTGCCTGCCCTGATCCAGGACCAGCGCCACGTCGCGCTCGCCGCCTGAACGGGCTGCAACGGTCCTATTCCCGCACGTAGCACGGGTACAGCGCCTGCTGTGCCCGTGACCTTGCGGGGTCTATTTCAATCAGCACTATCGATTCCGTATCGGTGGATTGCGCCAACGGTTCGCCGTCAGGCTGAAACGCAAACGCCATGCCGCCAAACACCTGCCCTTCGGCCGTGCGTCCCGCGCGGTTGGAACTGACGACGTAGCAGCCGGACACCAAGGCCGCCATGGCGCCAGCAGTCAACCAGCGGCCCGTGGATGCGCCGCTGGCGCGCGGCACCACGATCAACTCCGCCCCTGCGCGTCCATAGCGGCGCGAGCGCTCGTTGAACATCAATTCGGTACATAGCAGGACCCCAAGACGCACGCCACCCAAGTCGAACACCTCGAAGCCGTCCTGCGCCGAGTGAAACCAGGTCGCTTCAAAAAAACCGGGCTCTTCCGGAAAGTACTGTTTGTGATGCAGCGGCGTATAGCGTCCGTTTTGCAGAGCAAACGCTTCGTTGGCCAGACGCTCTCCCGCTGGCACCGGCCGGGAGGAAACGATGGCAGGCACATTCAGCGCGGCCAGCGCAACCAAGCCCGCCTCGTGGATGCGCACCGATTCCGCCGCACGCTCCGGGTCATACACAGACGACGAGGCCAACCAAGGCCCGAAAGGCATTTCGTTGGTCACCAGCAGGTCGGGCGAGAGCTCGCCAATACGCTCTGCAAGACCTTCCCAGGTTGCGCCATCCGGCATCAGATCCACCGGCCCTTCCATCATGCAAATCCGCATACGCCCGCCTCGTCGATGTGTTGCGTTGCGCGCCCGGTAGCGGGCGGCATCCGGCCACATCGTAGAACGGCAGACGCGAGAATAGGGCGCCCGCAGACCAGCGGGTCCGAATCAGATGCGTATTGGTCTGAATCCGGCGGACTCAGGCCAGCCCTTCCATGTCCACCAACGCGCCATGCCGTATCACGCGCTTGGGCAAGTCGCCACCGATCCAGTAGGCCAGTTCGGCCGGATGTTCCACATCCCACGCTACAAAGTCTGCCACCATATCGGCCGCCAGAACCCCATGCGTCGCTTGAAGCCCCAAGGCCCGCGCAGCGTGCACCGTGGCGCCGGCCAACGCCTCTTCGGGCGTCATTCTGAACAGGGTGCATGCCATGCTCAACATCAGCCGTAGCGACAAGGCCGGTGAAGTCCCCGGATTCAGATCACTGGCAATGGCGATCGGCACGCCGTGATGACGCAACAGGCCAACAGGCGGCAGTTGAGTTTCGCGCAGCGCATAAAAGGCACCCGGCAACAATACCGCCACGGTGCCAGCCAAGGCCATCGCCAGCACATCGCGTTCGGTCAGATATTCCAGATGGTCCGCCGACCAGGCCCCATAGCGCGCTGCCAAACTTGCGCCATGTAAAGACGACAATTGCTCGGCATGCAGTTTGACGGGCAGCCCCAATTGCACAGCGACCTTGAAGACGCGCTCGACCTGCTCAGGCGAGAACGCCAGATGCTCACAGAAAGCATCCACCGCGTCGACCAATCCTTCGGCCGCCAGCACTGGCAACATGCGGCGAGCCACCTCATCGATGTAGTCGTCGGCGCGCCCAGCAAATTCCGGAGGCAGCGCGTGCGCTGCCAGACACGTGGCGCTGACGGTTAACGGCAGGGTCTGCCCCAGACGCCGCGCCACGCGCAGCATCTTGCGCTCATTGGGCAGATCCAACCCGTATCCCGACTTCACTTCCAGCGTTGTCACGCCATCCCGCAACAGATGCAAGGCGCGGCGGCGCGCGCTGACGTACAGAGCATCCTCTGAAGCCGCCCGCGTAGCGCGCACCGTACTGGCAATACCGCCGCCCTTTGCCGCGATGTCGGCGTAATCCACGCCTTGCAACCGTTGCTCGAACTCCTGGCTGCGGTTGCCGCCGAAAACCAAGTGCGTGTGACAGTCGATCAGTCCTGGTGTCACCCAGGCCCCGCCCAGGTCGTGAACCTGAGCGTCCGGCGTATTCGGCCGCGCGCTATCCGGGCCTATCCATTCGATGCGAATGCCGCGCGTCACGATGGCGGCATGCTGTATCACCGAATACCCGCCACGCGCCATTGTGGCCGCGTGGCAGTTACGCCAAACCTGTCTCATGCCTGCTCTCCTGATTTACGGCGGCGCCCGCCGCCTAGTCCGCCCCGTGCGCTACCGGCACCAGCTTGCCTCCGCCGGGTGTGCGCGGACGCACCCACAGCCAATAGGCCACGCACAGCAACGCAATCCATACACTGCCCACGACCAAGGCCATCTGGGTCTTGGGGAAATACCCCAGAACGCCAATCACGAACACCATGAACACGATTGCAGCGATCGGGCCTACCGGCCAGAAGGGCACCCGGAATTGCAATCCGGCCACCTCTTCTTGGCTCATCTTGCGCCGCATGGCAACCTGGGACAACAGAATCATCAGCCAGACCCACACAGTGGCAAAGGTGGCGATCGACGCGATCAGCACGAACACGT of Achromobacter seleniivolatilans contains these proteins:
- a CDS encoding carbon-nitrogen hydrolase family protein; amino-acid sequence: MMEGPVDLMPDGATWEGLAERIGELSPDLLVTNEMPFGPWLASSSVYDPERAAESVRIHEAGLVALAALNVPAIVSSRPVPAGERLANEAFALQNGRYTPLHHKQYFPEEPGFFEATWFHSAQDGFEVFDLGGVRLGVLLCTELMFNERSRRYGRAGAELIVVPRASGASTGRWLTAGAMAALVSGCYVVSSNRAGRTAEGQVFGGMAFAFQPDGEPLAQSTDTESIVLIEIDPARSRAQQALYPCYVRE
- the hutI gene encoding imidazolonepropionase — protein: MRQVWRNCHAATMARGGYSVIQHAAIVTRGIRIEWIGPDSARPNTPDAQVHDLGGAWVTPGLIDCHTHLVFGGNRSQEFEQRLQGVDYADIAAKGGGIASTVRATRAASEDALYVSARRRALHLLRDGVTTLEVKSGYGLDLPNERKMLRVARRLGQTLPLTVSATCLAAHALPPEFAGRADDYIDEVARRMLPVLAAEGLVDAVDAFCEHLAFSPEQVERVFKVAVQLGLPVKLHAEQLSSLHGASLAARYGAWSADHLEYLTERDVLAMALAGTVAVLLPGAFYALRETQLPPVGLLRHHGVPIAIASDLNPGTSPALSLRLMLSMACTLFRMTPEEALAGATVHAARALGLQATHGVLAADMVADFVAWDVEHPAELAYWIGGDLPKRVIRHGALVDMEGLA